The Paraburkholderia caffeinilytica genome segment AGGCCGCGCCGCTCGCATTGTTACGACTTCGGTAAAGGACTTGTGACTGATCTGTCACAATGGTGTTGCGATCTTAGTTACTGCTCGGTAACATGTCAAGGCATCAATTCAATTCAGGTGGCATCCATGTCCGACAGCGAAACATCCAAGCCAACCGGCGCACGGCGAGCACGCAGCACGCAGACGGCCGGCCCGGAGGCGCAGCAGCATCTGCTGCGCGCCGCAGACGAACTGTTCTATCGCGAGGGTGTGCGCTCGGTCGGCGTCGACGCGGTGGTCGAGCGCGCGGGCGTGAACAAGATGAGCTTGTACCGCCAGTTTTCCTCGAAGGACGAATTGGTGCTGGCGTATCTGGAGCGCAAGGACGAGCAGTTTTTCGGCTACGTGGAAAAGAGCTTTGCAAAGCATCCGGGCGAACCGGCCAGGCAGCTTCAGCAATATTTCGACGACCTGGCGGTGCGTGCATCGGTCGACAACTATCGTGGCTGCCCGTTCGTGAATGTGTCGGTGGAGTTTTCCGATGCGACGCATCCGGCGCGGCAATTCGTGTTTCGCAACAAGGAACGGTTGATGGCGCGGCTTCTGGAATTGGCAACCGCGGCAGGCGCCGACGATCCGGCGGCGTTGGCAAACGGACTGGGTCTGATGATCGAAGGCGTATACGCGGCCAGCCAGACCTACGGCCCGGGCTGCGGACCGATCCTTGCCGCCCCGAAGGTGGCGGCGCAGTTGATCGCCGCGGCGTGCGGCGGGACGCAAGCGGGTTGAGGTTTCGTCGTCGTGTTGCGGCCAGGTGCGGATCGGTGCCGTTCCGCACCGTTAGAATGGCACTTTCCTCTTTCGCTGCTTGCCATGTCGTCGCCCGCCGAATCTCATGATGCTGTTATCGCCGCCACGCGTCATTGGCTGACGCAGGCCGTGATTGGGCTGAATTTGTGCCCCTTTGCGAAATCCGTGCATGTGAAAGGGCAGATTCGCTATGCCGTAAGCGACGCGGTGGAGATGGAAGGGGTCTTGGCCGATCTCGAAACCGAGATTCAGACGCTCGTCGCGGCGAATCCCGATGCGCTGGACACCACGCTTCTGGTTATACCGCGCGCGCTCGGCGATTTTCTCGACTATAACGATTGCCTGTTTTTTGCCGAGAGGATGATCAAACAACTACGGCTGGAAGGCATTATTCAGATTGCCAGCTTTCACCCGAATTATCAGTTTGAAGACAGCGAACCCGACGATATCGAGAACTACACGAATCGGGCGCCCTATCCGATTTTGCATCTGCTTCGCGAGGATAGTATTGAACGGGCGGTTCAGGCTTTTCCCGATGCCGAAGCTATTTATGAGCGGAATCAGGAAACCCTTCGGCGGATTGGTCTTAAAGGCTGGAATGAATTGATGAAAAGGTAGTGCGCGCGGTGGCGGTGAAAAAGCCACCGCCGCGGGACGGATCAGGCTGGGACAAAGAACCGCTCTTTCAGCTCCTCGATCCCGAGCGTCTCCATCACCTCATTCAGCCGTTCGGCCGGCCGCCGTCTCGGCAAGTCCTTGAACTGGGCAATAATCAGCTCATTCTTCATGGAATGCTCCCACCCCACCAGCTCGGTCACACTCACCTGATATCCATGCGCTTCCAGCTGCAGGCAGCGCAGCACATTGGTAATCTGGCTTCCAAATTCCCGGGTATGCAGCGGATGCCGCCAGATTTCGGTCAGCGCATTTCCCAGCGATTTACCCTTGTTCTGCCGCAAGACGCCCGCCACCTCGGCCTGGCAGCAGGGCACCACCACGATGTACTTCGCACGCTTTTCCAGAGCAAACCGGAGCGCGTCGTCAGTTGCCGTATTGCACGCGTGCAGCGCCGTCACGATATCGATCTGCGCCGGCAAACGGTCTGACGTAATCGACTCCGCCACCGACAAATTCAGGAACGACATCCCCTTGAAGCCCAGCCGGTTGGCCAGCTCCTCGGATTTCGTCACGAGGTCCTCGCGCGTCTCGATGCCGTAAATGTGCGATGCCCCACCAGCGGCGCCCTGAAACTCCTTGAAGAAAAGGTCATACAGGATAAAACCTAGATATGACTTGCCCGCGCCATGGTCGACGAGCGTCACCGCGCCCTGCTGGTCCTTGAGGTCTTTCAGCAGCGGCTCGATGAACTGGAACAGGTGGTAGACCTGTTTCAGCTTGCGGCGGCTATCCTGGTTCATCTTGCCGTCGCGCGTGAGGATGTGAAGCTCCTTCAACAGCTCGATGGACTGGTTCGGACGGATTTCGTGGGTTTTGCTGGACATCGTGGGAACCGCCACCGATTGCAACGCGAACGTGCGACAGATGACGGAAAAAAGGAAAAGTTGCTGTCAGTTTACCCAAAGCGCGGCCCGCTTACCTAAGGGGCCGCGTCGACCCTGCGAGAAATGCCACAAACCTGGAACACTTCCTGCTCAAAAGACGATATGCGGGACGTTTGCCGACGTGGCTTGAAAGTATCTTGCGGGCCGGCTCACCCGAAGGCGTAAGCCGCGTCGCGCATAACAACAGACTGTCGGCCGTGACATCGGTCACGCGAACCGAATTCATGTGGGGAGGACGGTCCCGGAACACGGACCGAACGTTACGTAACCAGCAGCGCGCCACGATCTCAAACGGACGCGCGCCGGGATAATAGAAGAGGCAGCGATGGACACGGTACCCAACGGAAACGTCGAGCAGAAGTTTCAGGAAATGCTGGCGAAGCTCACCGCCGCCCCTGCGTGGTCGGAAAAGCAGCAACTCGAACTGGAAATGGCCCGCGACATCTCGACCGAAATGCTGCGGCTGGCCGAAGTCATGCGCGATGGCAGCGTCGACATGGAGACGTGCCTGACGATGCTCAAGTACGCGAAAGTACTCGACTTCGTGATGACAACGCTTGCTTCGCGCCGCGACATCAAACCGCAAACGCTGCGGGTCATTTTCAAGCTGGCCGGACTGAAGGTGGATGAGGCCTATCCCGGCTAGCACGCTCACGCAACGCCGCGACCCGCACAAGCGGCGCGCTGCCCGCTCGTGCTGGTCAGCCGGCCTCCATCCTCAAGGAAAAGGACAGCGAATCACGCGCGCGGCGCCTCGACCGGTGGCGTGCCCTCGTGAAAGAGCGTCTTGAGCTGCGCGCGCAGTTCCGGCGAATCCGTATGTTTGTGCACCGCGACGGCATGCTGCACGGCTGCGTCGAGCAACTCGCTCTCGCTGTCGGCGGACAGCGCAACGGTGCAATTCGTTTCGCTCGGAAACTCGCGACAGTCGATGTATTTGCGAGTCATGGCAATCTCCTTGATCAAACGTCGAAACATCCGGACAAACCGCGGACGCGCAGACTACGTCGCCCGCCGCGACGCGGCTGCGTTGGCTACGTCGGGCGAAATGAAAGCGGTGCGGTAGTTTGACGCGGGGAAGAAGCGGGCTGCGTCCGGTGGAAGGTATTTGAAAAGTATAGTTCGCGCGGTTGAATAGCAAAGGATCGAACGTGAGCGCAGGGGATTGCGGCACGCCCGAACCCGGCGCTTTTTTTGGCCGCTAGCTCGTTAGGCTGTTCGCGGGTGGCGGGTGGCGGGTGGCGGGTTGAAGGTTGAAGGTGGCTGGCGATAGGTCGCAGGTCGCAGGTCGCAGGTCGCAGGTCGCAGGTCGCAGGTCGCCCAGTTTGCCCTGCGTTGCCGGCGGTGTGAAAATAGCGCCCTTCGCGCCGCCTGATTGTCAGATCAGGCCAACGCGCCGTCCCCCGCTCATCCGCAGGACCGCATGTCATCCTCCTTCGCTTTCGCCCGCGTCGCCGTGATCGGCGGCGGCCCCGCCGGCTTGATGGCCGCCGAGGCGCTCGCCCGGCACGGCGTACAAGTCGACGTCTACGACGCGATGCCATCGGTCGGCCGCAAATTCCTGATGGCGGGCAAAGGCGGTATGAACATCACGCATTCGGAACCGCTCGAACCGTTTCTTGGCCGCTACGGCGCGCGGCGCGAACAGATCGCGCCGCTACTCGATGCGTTCGGTCCCGACGCCCTTCGGGCCTGGTTGCAAGGGCTTGGCGTCGAAACCTTCGTCGGCAGTTCGGGGCGGGTTTTTCCGACCGATATGAAAGCGGCGCCGATGCTGCGTGCGTGGCTGCATCGGTTGAGAGAAGCCGGTGTGCGATTCCACATGCGCCACAAGTGGACCGCCTGGGACAACGATGGCGGCGACACCGCCGCACACACGTTGCGCTTCGACACACCCGACGGCGAGCAACGCGTGATTTGCGATGCCGTGGTATTCGCACTCGGCGGCGCAAGCTGGCCGCGGCTCGGATCGGACGCTGCCTGGGTGCCGCTGCTGAGCGCGCGCGAGGTGCCGGTGGCGCCGTTGCGGCCCGCGAACTGCGGCTTCGAAGCGGACTGGAGCCCCTATCTGCGTGAGCGTTTCGCCGGTCAGCCGGTGAAATCGGTGGCCATCACGCTGACCGATGTAGACAATAATGTCCACAATCGACAAGGTGAAATACTTCTAACCGAAACCGGCCTCGAAGGGAGCCTGATTTACGCGCTGTCGGCAGCCATCCGGGAGCAGATTCTCGCCGACGGCGACGTCACGATCACGCTGGACCTGGCGCCAGGCTTGACGTTGGAGCGTGTCGTGGCCGAAGTCACGCGACCGCGCGGCTCACGCTCCATGTCGACTCACCTGCATGGCAGAGTCGGCATTGGAGGCGTCAAGCTGGCCTTGCTGCACGAGATTCTGTCGAAGGAAGCCTTCGCCGATGCGAATGGCCTCGCGCACGCAATCAAGGCGCTGCCGGTGCGGCTCACGCGCGCCCGGCCTATCGCGGAAGCCATCAGCACGGCGGGCGGCATCCTCTTCGAGGCGCTGGACCGACATTTGATGATCCGGCATCTGCCCGGCGCGTTCTGCGCGGGCGAGATGCTCGACTGGGAAGCGCCGACCGGCGGCTATCTGCTCACGGCCTGCTTCGCCAGCGGGCTGGCGGCCGGACGCGGCGCATTAGCGTATCTCGAGGCGCGCGGCTTCCCGGTCTGACACGCCGCTCGTCAGCGGCGCCTCGTTGCGCGTCATCGCGCTCCCTCTGCCTGCCACCGTTTAGCGCGCCTTCAGACGCCACAGCGACGTCACTTCAGCCATGCGCGCCGTATGCAGCGCGTCGGTTTCATCGGTCGACTTCGGGTGCCGTGGACGAATATCCTCGCGACCCACCACGGTCAGCCCCGCCTTTTCTATGGCGGCAAGCAGCCACTCGCGCGTACGCAATCCGAGATGCTCGGCGAAGTCCGACATGATCAGCCAGCCTTCCCCGCCCGGTGACAAATGCTCCGCCAGGCCGTTCAGGAAGCCGAGCAGCATGCGGCTTTCCGAATCGTAGATCGCGTATTCGATCGGTGACGCGGGCCGCGCCGGCACCCACGGCGGATTGCAGATCACCAGCGGCGCACGGCCTTCCGGAAACAGATCGGCCTGCACGACCTCGACTTGCTGATCGTAGCCGAGACGCGTGAGGTTCTCGCGCGCGCACGCCAGCGCTCGCGGGTCCTGGTCGGTCGCGATGATTTTCTTCACACCGCGTTTGGCGAGCAGCGCGGCCAGCACGCCCGTACCCGTGCCGATATCGAACGCCTTGTTCAGCGACGGCAACGGCGTGCGCGCGACCAGATCCACATATTCGCCGCGCACCGGTGAAAACACGCCGTAGTGCGGATGAATGCGCTCGCCCAGCACTGGAATTTCCACACCCTTCTTGCGCCACTCGTGCGCACCGATCAGACCGAGCAATTCGCGCAGCGACACGACCGAGGGTTCGTCGGTCGGCAGCCCGTAGGTTTCGATGCAGGCCTGTTGCACGTCTGGCGCTCGGCGCAACGGAATCGTGTAGGCGGCGTCGAGCGGAATCAGGATCATGCCGAGCGTGCGGGCGCGTTGCGACTGCGCCTGACGATGCAGGTTGAACGCGTCGATCGGCGTTTCGCCCTGCCTGCGCGGCTTGCGCTCCAACCGGCGCGTGACCGCCTGCAGCAACTGACGGGCGTTCTGAAAATCGCCGTTCCAGAGCAGCGCGGTGCCTTCGCACGCGAGACGGTAGGCGGAGTCGGCGGTAGTGCGGTCGTCGGCGACGATTACGCGCTTGGGCGGCGGCACCGCGGCTTCGGAGCGCCAACGCGCAGTGCGGGGGCCGTCGGCTTCGGGCCAGGTGAGGGTTGCGGGGCTGGTCATGATGAAGGTGGGGTCTGTGTTGCGGAAGTGACGCGGCGAAACACCGCGTCTTGGGGGCGTTGCCCGCCGGAGTGACTGATCGTGATGCCGACTGACGCCCGAATAGTACCTCTGTCGGTCAGATTCGCGGGGCGGTATCTGTTGGCGGCCGCCCGAAGAGGCTGATGCCACCGTCTCCTGCTGCGGTCCACCGGCAAGACGTAGACTAAAATGTCCACAATCGACAAGGTGAAAGAGATATGGCGAAAACGAGCCTTCTGGGGTCTCGCCAATACCTTGAGTCGACAAGCCTTCAAGTCCCCCAGTCGTGAAGCAAGGGCCGCCGCAAGCAAACCCAACACGTCTCGGACAGCATCCAGCCGTTCGCTTGCAGCGCACTCGCGGCCGGATATCTGAAATAAAAAACGGGTTTCTGAAATGATTCAGAAACCCGTTTTCATACTACTGGTGCCGGCTGCAGGACTCGAACCCGCCACCTCATGATTACAAGTCAAGCGCTCTACCTGATGAGCTAAGCCGGCATGAGGCCGTGATTCTACTTCATTTCACGATCTTGAGGCGAGCCCTTCCGCCACCTTTTGATCCGTCATCGTCAGGCTGCGGACCTTCGGTCGCGCTATCCGCCTTGGCGGAGGCAGCATCGGCGGCGGAAGACGACGTTTCGACCGCACGCGGCGCCACGCTGACGGGCGCGGCGGGCGACTCGGTTTCGTCGGCCTGTTCCGCGTCCGCGCCCGAATCCTGCGCTTCACCGCCCGCCGATTCGACCGGGAACGCCATGCCCTGCCCATTTTCACGCGCGTAGATCGCGAGAATATTGGCGATCGGCACTTCGATCTTGTGCGACTTGCCGGAAAAGCGCGCGCTGAACTCGATCCATTCATTGCCCATCTGCAACTGGCTGGTCGCCTCGAAGCTGATGTTCAATACGATCTCGTTATCGCGCACGAACTGGCGCGGCACGCGCGTCTGATTGTCGACCCGGACCGCGATATGCGGCGTGTAGCCGTTATCCGTACACCACTCGTACAGCGCGCGCAGCAGATAAGGCTTGGTGGAAATCTCTTGCATCAACAGTCCTCTTACCGGGTTTGGGCGCACACGGAAAACAATCGAGACGCGGCGCCCTCACCCCAAAGCCAAACTCAACGACGCATCACCTTTTCCGAAGGTGTCAGCGCTTCGATATAAGCCGGGCGGCTGAAAATGCGCTCGGCGTACTTCATCAGCGGTGCAGCGTTCTTCGACAGCTCGATGCCGTAGTGATCCAGACGCCACAGCAACGGCGCGATCGCGACGTCCAGCATCGAGAACTCTTCGCCGAGCATGTACTTGTTCTTCAGGAAGATCGGGGCGAGCTGCGTCAGGCGATCGCGGATCGCGAGACGTGCCTTCTCGTGATTCTTTTCAGCGGCCTTGCCCTTTTCGTTTTCGAGGGTGCCGACGTGAACGAACAGTTCCTTTTCGAAGTTCAGCAGGAACAGACGGGCGCGGGCGCGCTGAACCGGATCGGCCGGCATCAGTTGCGGGTGCGGGAAGCGCTCGTCGATGTACTCGTTGATGATGTTCGATTCGTACAGAATCAGGTCCCGTTCGACGAGAATCGGCACCTGACCATACGGATTCATCACAGCGATGTCTTCCGGCTTGTTAAACAGGTCGACGTCGCGGATCTCGAAGTCCATGCCCTTTTCGAACAACACCAGCCGGCAGCGCTGGGAGAACGGGCAAGTTGTGCCGGAATACAGAACCATCATATTTACGTTTCCTCAAAAAGCTGAAAGGCCAGCGCGCGGAAAAACCGTTCAGCAGGTTTTTCCTGGCGCCGGCCCCACGCCGGGTGACGGCGTGATTATTTGATATGTTTCCAGTACGCGGCGTTCAGTCGCCAGGCGAAAAAGCTCAGGATGCCGAGGAACAGCAGCACCCACACGCCAAGCTGTTTGCGGGTTTTCTGCGTCGGTTCGGACATCCATGACAGGTACGACACGAGGTCGGCCACAGCAGAATCATAATCTACCGGCGACATCGTCCCCGGCGTGACCTGTTGGAAGCCGACAAATTTGTGCACCGTTTCGCCTGTTTTTTCGTCGACTGCGTCACCGAATTTCGCGGTACGTTGCCCCTGAAGCTGCCACAGCACATGAGGCATGCTCACGTTTTCATACACCAGATTGTTCCAGCCGGTCGGCCGCGTATTGTCGCGATAGAAGCTGCGCAGGTACGTGTACAACCAGTCCTTGCCGCGCGCCCGTGCTTCCACCGACAAATCCGGCGGACTCGCGCCGAACCACGCTTTCGCGTCGTCCGGGCGCATCGCCACAGTCATGGTGTTGCCGACTTTATCCGTGGTGAACAGCAGGTTGGACTGGATTTCGCTCGGCTTGATGCCAAGGTCGGTCAGCCGGCTGTAGCGCATCAGATTCGCGCTATGGCAATTCAGGCAGTAGTTTACAAACAATTGGGCGCCGTGCTGCAACGAAGCAAAATTCTCCGCGTTATCGGGCGCGCGGTCGAGAGGGAAATTCTCGTCCGCGTGCGCCGGTCCAGCCAGCACCGCGAGCAGTGTCGCGCCGATCAGCGCGCACTTCGTAAGCAGTTTTTTCATCTTCGTATTCTCCTGGCTCGCGATTAGTGAGGCTTGAACCGCACCCGTTCGGGCGGCTGCTTGAACGTGCCAAGCCGCGTCCAGAACGGCATACCGAGGAAAAATGCGAAGTAGATCAGGGCGCAGATCTGGGCGATCAACGTGGCGGCCGGCGACGGCGGCTTCGTGCCGAGGAAGGCCAACGTCAGGAACGCGGCCACGAAGATTCCGTAGAACACCTTGTGAAAAAACGGCCGGTAACGGATCGACTTCACCGGCGAGCGATCGAGCCACGGCAGGAAGAACAGCGAAATCACCGCGCTGCCCATCACCACCACGCCCCAGAACTTCGATTCGGTGAACGCCATGGCCAGAATCACCAGCACGGCGAGCACGGGCAAGCCGAGCTTCCATTTGCCGCGTGCGCGGACCAGCGCGAGCAGGCCGAGCAACGCGATCACAACCATCAGCACGATCTTGAACGGATCGGTCGTGGCGCGCAGCATCGCGTAGAAAGCCGTGAAGTACCACACCGGGGCGATCTCCGGCGGCGTTTGCAGCGGATTGGCCGGGACGAAGTTATTCGCCTCGAGGAAGTAGCCCCCCATCTCCGGTGCGAAGAAGATGATCGCCGCGAAAATCAGCAGGAACACCGACACGCCCATGAAATCGTGCACCGAGTAATACGGGTGGAACGGGATGCCGTCGAGCGGAATGCCGTCCGGACCCTTCTTCGCCTTGATCTCGATGCCATCGGGGTTGTTCGACCCCACTTCGTGCAGCGCCACCAGGTGCGCGACCACCAGCCCGATCAGCACCAGCGGGATCGCAATCACGTGGAACGCGAAGAA includes the following:
- a CDS encoding TetR/AcrR family transcriptional regulator, coding for MSDSETSKPTGARRARSTQTAGPEAQQHLLRAADELFYREGVRSVGVDAVVERAGVNKMSLYRQFSSKDELVLAYLERKDEQFFGYVEKSFAKHPGEPARQLQQYFDDLAVRASVDNYRGCPFVNVSVEFSDATHPARQFVFRNKERLMARLLELATAAGADDPAALANGLGLMIEGVYAASQTYGPGCGPILAAPKVAAQLIAAACGGTQAG
- a CDS encoding DUF1415 domain-containing protein, encoding MSSPAESHDAVIAATRHWLTQAVIGLNLCPFAKSVHVKGQIRYAVSDAVEMEGVLADLETEIQTLVAANPDALDTTLLVIPRALGDFLDYNDCLFFAERMIKQLRLEGIIQIASFHPNYQFEDSEPDDIENYTNRAPYPILHLLREDSIERAVQAFPDAEAIYERNQETLRRIGLKGWNELMKR
- a CDS encoding class I SAM-dependent methyltransferase; translated protein: MSSKTHEIRPNQSIELLKELHILTRDGKMNQDSRRKLKQVYHLFQFIEPLLKDLKDQQGAVTLVDHGAGKSYLGFILYDLFFKEFQGAAGGASHIYGIETREDLVTKSEELANRLGFKGMSFLNLSVAESITSDRLPAQIDIVTALHACNTATDDALRFALEKRAKYIVVVPCCQAEVAGVLRQNKGKSLGNALTEIWRHPLHTREFGSQITNVLRCLQLEAHGYQVSVTELVGWEHSMKNELIIAQFKDLPRRRPAERLNEVMETLGIEELKERFFVPA
- a CDS encoding DNA-binding protein, which encodes MDTVPNGNVEQKFQEMLAKLTAAPAWSEKQQLELEMARDISTEMLRLAEVMRDGSVDMETCLTMLKYAKVLDFVMTTLASRRDIKPQTLRVIFKLAGLKVDEAYPG
- a CDS encoding DUF1059 domain-containing protein is translated as MTRKYIDCREFPSETNCTVALSADSESELLDAAVQHAVAVHKHTDSPELRAQLKTLFHEGTPPVEAPRA
- a CDS encoding TIGR03862 family flavoprotein, encoding MSSSFAFARVAVIGGGPAGLMAAEALARHGVQVDVYDAMPSVGRKFLMAGKGGMNITHSEPLEPFLGRYGARREQIAPLLDAFGPDALRAWLQGLGVETFVGSSGRVFPTDMKAAPMLRAWLHRLREAGVRFHMRHKWTAWDNDGGDTAAHTLRFDTPDGEQRVICDAVVFALGGASWPRLGSDAAWVPLLSAREVPVAPLRPANCGFEADWSPYLRERFAGQPVKSVAITLTDVDNNVHNRQGEILLTETGLEGSLIYALSAAIREQILADGDVTITLDLAPGLTLERVVAEVTRPRGSRSMSTHLHGRVGIGGVKLALLHEILSKEAFADANGLAHAIKALPVRLTRARPIAEAISTAGGILFEALDRHLMIRHLPGAFCAGEMLDWEAPTGGYLLTACFASGLAAGRGALAYLEARGFPV
- a CDS encoding methyltransferase, producing the protein MTSPATLTWPEADGPRTARWRSEAAVPPPKRVIVADDRTTADSAYRLACEGTALLWNGDFQNARQLLQAVTRRLERKPRRQGETPIDAFNLHRQAQSQRARTLGMILIPLDAAYTIPLRRAPDVQQACIETYGLPTDEPSVVSLRELLGLIGAHEWRKKGVEIPVLGERIHPHYGVFSPVRGEYVDLVARTPLPSLNKAFDIGTGTGVLAALLAKRGVKKIIATDQDPRALACARENLTRLGYDQQVEVVQADLFPEGRAPLVICNPPWVPARPASPIEYAIYDSESRMLLGFLNGLAEHLSPGGEGWLIMSDFAEHLGLRTREWLLAAIEKAGLTVVGREDIRPRHPKSTDETDALHTARMAEVTSLWRLKAR
- a CDS encoding ClpXP protease specificity-enhancing factor; its protein translation is MQEISTKPYLLRALYEWCTDNGYTPHIAVRVDNQTRVPRQFVRDNEIVLNISFEATSQLQMGNEWIEFSARFSGKSHKIEVPIANILAIYARENGQGMAFPVESAGGEAQDSGADAEQADETESPAAPVSVAPRAVETSSSAADAASAKADSATEGPQPDDDGSKGGGRARLKIVK
- a CDS encoding glutathione S-transferase N-terminal domain-containing protein; amino-acid sequence: MMVLYSGTTCPFSQRCRLVLFEKGMDFEIRDVDLFNKPEDIAVMNPYGQVPILVERDLILYESNIINEYIDERFPHPQLMPADPVQRARARLFLLNFEKELFVHVGTLENEKGKAAEKNHEKARLAIRDRLTQLAPIFLKNKYMLGEEFSMLDVAIAPLLWRLDHYGIELSKNAAPLMKYAERIFSRPAYIEALTPSEKVMRR
- a CDS encoding cytochrome c1 is translated as MKKLLTKCALIGATLLAVLAGPAHADENFPLDRAPDNAENFASLQHGAQLFVNYCLNCHSANLMRYSRLTDLGIKPSEIQSNLLFTTDKVGNTMTVAMRPDDAKAWFGASPPDLSVEARARGKDWLYTYLRSFYRDNTRPTGWNNLVYENVSMPHVLWQLQGQRTAKFGDAVDEKTGETVHKFVGFQQVTPGTMSPVDYDSAVADLVSYLSWMSEPTQKTRKQLGVWVLLFLGILSFFAWRLNAAYWKHIK
- a CDS encoding cytochrome b translates to MAIEHEVETTGLAGWIDRRFPMTSTWKKHVSEYYAPKNFNFWYFFGSLALLVLVNQIVTGIFLTMNYKPDATLAFSSVEYIMREVPWGWLIRYMHSTGASMFFVVVYLHMFRGLMYGSYRKPRELVWIFGCAIFLCLMAEAFFGYLLPWGQMSFWGAQVIVNLFSAIPFIGPDLSLWIRGDYVVSDVTLNRFFAFHVIAIPLVLIGLVVAHLVALHEVGSNNPDGIEIKAKKGPDGIPLDGIPFHPYYSVHDFMGVSVFLLIFAAIIFFAPEMGGYFLEANNFVPANPLQTPPEIAPVWYFTAFYAMLRATTDPFKIVLMVVIALLGLLALVRARGKWKLGLPVLAVLVILAMAFTESKFWGVVVMGSAVISLFFLPWLDRSPVKSIRYRPFFHKVFYGIFVAAFLTLAFLGTKPPSPAATLIAQICALIYFAFFLGMPFWTRLGTFKQPPERVRFKPH